The following DNA comes from Microbacterium terregens.
GCACTGACCTCCTTCGGCGGTGGAGTGCCGATCGTGACGCCGCGCGAACTCACGATTCCCGGTCGTGACGGATACCCGATCCACGGCTGGGTCGCGCAGCCCGCGGGGGAGGGACCGTTTCCGGTCCTCCTGCAGATCCACGGCGGACCGTATGCTGCGTACGGCATACACCTCTTCGATGAGACGCAGGTGCTGGTGGATGCCGGATACGCGGTCGTCTACTGCAATCCACGGGGTTCCGCCGGCTACGGGCGCGAGCACGGCCGCAGCATCCGGGGCGCCATGGGCACCGTCGACTTCTTCGACGTCGTCGACTTCCTCGACGGAGCCGTCGCGCAGGACGCCCGCCTCGACGGCGAACGAGTCGGCATCATGGGCGGTTCGTACGGCGGCTACCTCACCGCCTGGGTCATCGCCCACGACCATCGGTTCGCCGCGGCGATCGTCGAACGCGGATTCCTCGACCCCGCCTCCTTCCAGGGGACCAGTGACATCGGTTCGTTCTTCGGAGACGAATACGTCGGCACCGACCCCGAGGCCATCGCCCGCCAGAGCCCTCTGGCGGTCGTGGGCCAGGTGGCGACGCCCACCCTCGTCATCCACTCCGAACTGGATTTCCGCTGCCCGCTCGAACAGGCGACGAGGTACTACTCGGCGCTGAAGCGGCAGGGGACGGACGCCGAACTGCTGGTGTTCCCCGGCGAGAATCACGAGCTCACCCGTGCCGGGCAGCCGCGGCACCGCATCGAGCGCTTCGAGGCCGTGCTGGAGTGGTGGCGGCGCAAGCTGCCGACTTCCTGAAGGCGGCAACGGCCAGCACGAAGGAGCGCGCCCCCGGGAAGATCCGGGGGCGCGCTCCTCGTGGTGTGGGACTAGATGTCTTTGTTGGAGAAGGTGAAGGCCCGGATGATCTGGATGATGCCGAGCACGATGAGCGAGATGCCCAACAGCCACCACAGCACCAGCGCGCCCCAGATGGGGGAGAAGAACAGCACGATGCCGGCGATGATGCTGATGATCGCGAAGAAGACCGTCCAGCCCTTCGAGGCCGCCTGGTTCAGCGTGGAGAGCGCCACGACGCCCTCGACGATCCACAGGATGCCGACGAGGAATCCGAGGAACAGTGCGAGCCACGCGGTTGCCGCCCCCAGGTTCAGGAACGCGACGATGCCGGCGATGATGAACAGGATGCCGAGAGCGATGTGGCCGACGCGCGACCAGCCGCCCTTGGTCTTGGAGAAGATCCCGAGCCCGGCGTACACGAGGCCGGCCGCGATGGCGTAGATCGCGATGATCGCCGTGACGACCATCGCCGTCTTGTCCGGCCAGGCGAGGATGAGGATTCCGATGATGACGGAGAGAACGCCGCCGATTCCGAGGGCGGTGCGAATGCCGTTGACGGCGGATTTCTCCGCTGCGTATTCGGTAGACATGAGTCGTCCCTTTCTGGGAGTTACCTGTGAGGTGCGGTCCACAGCATAGACCCGGCAGGCGCGCTCGCACAGACCGGCGCGCTGCGGCGTGTCCATCTCATGAGTCGTCCGGGTCGGCGACCGCCCCGCGGTTCGCGCCCAGAGAACGGCCCGCATGAGCATTTGCCGATAATGCACATTATGTCAACTCAGACAGATTCGGACCGCGTCGCAACTGCGCTCACTGCCCCGTCGTGGTCTCGGCCAGCCAGTCGAGGGTCTTCGTCAGCGCCTCCTGCGCTTCGGGCAGGTCGAGATGGAACTGGTACTCGTGGGCCAGCTGCGGTTCGTGCGGCGCCGGCCAGAACAGTTCCGTCACCGGGACTCCGAGCTCATCCAGGCGCTGAGCCAGCGGAATCGACTGCAGCCAGGTCAGGCCGTCGCCGTTGCCGCCACTGATGTAGGTCTTCGGGAAGTCCGCGTTGACGAACTCGATGGTCGACATGGTGGCCCCGGACGACAGCTCGGACCAGTCCTTGCTCCCGGTGTACGCCCACAGTGCGATCTTGAGGCCCCAGGCCGGCAGACCCTGCAGCTCGGCCATCGCCCTCAGATCGTAGACACCGCAGTTGAGGATGATGCCGACGAGTTGATCCGATGACAGGGCCGGCTCGACGTCGAGCAGGGCCGCGTACCGAGGATTGGTGATGGCGGTCGCGAGCTGGCTGGCCAACTGCGCACCGGCCGAGTCCCCCGCCAGCACGATCTGCGTCGCGTCGACGTTCAGCTCGTCCGCATTTTCGCGGATGTACGCGAGTGCCTGATTGAGCTGTGTGATCGCCGTCGGATAGGTCGCCTCGGGACCGAGGCTGTAGTTCACCCCGATCGTCGTGTACCCGTGCGTCGCGAGGATACGCAGATACGGATCGACGTTCTCCTTCGACCCGGCGATCCACGCCCCGCCGTGGACCCAGACCACGGTGGGCCGGACCTCCCCCGCGTCCGCCTGCGTGAACACATCGAGCATCGTCGCTTCGCCGTCGTCACCGTACTGGACATCGAGCGTCGCGTTCAGCTCCGCATCCGGGACGTACTTGGCCATCTCCTGTGCCGTCGCCGTGCCGCCGCTCTCGAAGACGGAGCGGATCAGCATCGCCGAGGGCCACGGGGTGACCGACGTGACGATCCCCGCCACCAGCAGGACGCCCACGATCGGTCCGAGGACGAGCCAGAGTCGCCGTCGCCGTCGGTGTCGCTTCTCGCCGGATTCGACCTGGTCTTCGGCGAGAGCGTTCGTCATGACCTCAGTGTGGCAGGACTGCGAGGGGTCGCCCGACCACAGCGAAGAGCCCGGAGCGGGGCGAAGTCGCCGCCGATCCGGGCTCTCCGGTGAATCAGATCACATCGTCGGTCGAGCTGGTCGACTGACGGGTGACGCGCTCGTTGGCGGCCGGGTCGACCGCGGTGCGCGTGACGGTCTCGCTCGAGCGCTTGCGCATGAGCAGGATGATGCCGACGAGGAAGACCAGCACCCCTGCACCCATGAGGATGTACCCGATCAGGTCGAGGTTGATCCACTCCAGCTCGATGTTGACCGCGAACGCGAGGATCGCTCCGATGACGAAGAGGACGACTCCTGCTCCGATGCTCATGGCACTTCCTTTCCGATGGACGCGGCGCGTCTCAGCAATATCACCCTGGTCGCTCGTTTCCGGGGCGACAAGGGGTTGACACGCCGCTCCCCCATGGGTCAGGAGCGCAGTCCTGCGATCACCTTCGCCATGTCGTCGAGGAACGCGTTGTAGCCGGCGATCGTCGCGGCGACCTGCTCATCGGTGAAGTCGGAACGGTCTTGGCGGATGGTCAGGAGCGTGCCGCCGGCGACGGACTCCAGGTCGAAGATGACGGGGAGTCCGGAATCGTCGTCCGGTTGATCGGTGAGCGTCATCGCCACATGCGTGGGCGGATCGACCTCGACGTAGGTTCCCGACCAGTGGATGAGATTGCCGTCCGGTAGGTGCATGACAGCCCGGAACTGACCGCCCGGCCGCACGTCCATGGAAAGCGTCTCCTGAGGCACTTGCACTTCTGCGGTCCCGAACCACACCGCGAAGTGCTCGGGCTTGGTGAGCGCGTCGAAGACGAGCTCCCGCGGCGCGTCCAGGGTGCGAGTGACGGTGAAGTAGTCAGTCATGAGGGGTCTCCTTCTCGTAGGATTCGTGTCCGGATGCATCGGACGGCGGTTGGTCACCCAGCTGCTGCAGGGCGTTGAGATAGTCATCGAGTGCGCCGACACTGTCGGTCCAGAATCGGGCATAATCGCCGATCCAACGGGATGCCGCCGCCAGCGGGCGCGCGTTGAGCGTGGCCGGTCGGTACTGGGCGTCTCTCCCCCGGCTGACCAGCCCGGCGTGCTCGAGCACCCTGAGATGCTTCGACACGGCGGCGAACGTCATCGCGAACGGCGCCGCCAACTCCCCCACCGTGGCCGCACCGGTGGTGAGCCGCGAGAGGATCGCCCGCCGGGTGGGGTCAGCGAGGGCCGCGAACGTGCGACTGAGCTGATCTTCCGTCATCATTCCCCCCCCCTCATGTTCAACCGTTTGGTACAATACCAACAGGTTGAATGCGCGTCAAGGGTCGGCAGCGCTCGCTAGGTTGAACCTCATGCCGCGCGTCGTCTACAACACCGCAACCACCCTCAACGGGTTCCTCGCCGACGACGAGAACTCCCTGTCGTGGCTCTTCGTCGTGCCAGGTGCCGATGAGGCGGAGTCCGACTTCTCCGGATTTCTCGCCGGGATCGGTGCCCTGGTGATGGGCTCGACGACGTATGAGTGGATCCTTGATCATGAGAATCTGCTCGAGCATCCCGAGAAGTGGTTCTACGGAGACAGCGTCAGCTTCGTGCTGTCCTCTCGCGCCTTACCGGAGGTCGACGGGGCCGATATCCGCTTCCGAAACGGCGACGTCGCCGCGCTGTGGAACGAAGTCCGCGAGGCCGCGAAGGACCGCGACATCTGGCTCGTGGGCGGCGGCGATCTCGTCGGTCAGTTCGCCGACTCCGGGCATCTCGACGAGATCCGGGTCTCGGTGGCGCCGGTCACACTGATGGCGGGCAAACCGCTGCTCCCCCGGCGTATCGAGTCGGACCGGTTGCGGCTCGAGTCCGTGCGACAGTCGGGGCAATTCGCCGAGCTGGTGTACTCGGTCCGGTCAGCGGACTGACGGCTCGATGGCGGCGAAGTCGGGGTATTTGGCCACGCGGCCGTCGCCCGACGAGGTGCCGGTGAGTCTGCGCTGCACCCATGGGCCGAGGTGTTCCCGGTAATAAGAGGACCCCCGCATGCGCGCGGCCGCGGGCAGCGGCGGCAGCGACCACCATTGCGCGGGCGGCTCCATGCCGAGCGCGGTCAGCACGCGTGCGGCGACACGGTGATGGCCGCGCGAGTTCATATGAAGGCGGTCTTCTGACCAGTAGGCCGGTGAGGAGAGTTCCCGGTCGGGCCAGTTGAACGCCCGAACGATGTCCGCGCGGTCCGCGATGCGGGCGCTCACCGCGTGCGAGAGCAGGTCGCCGCGGCGCTGGATGAGTCGGCTCAGCGGCAATTGCGCCGACGGGTTCGCGCCGGAGAGCAGGATCAGTCGAACGCCCTCCTCGTCGCAGCGCTCGATCACGCGGCTGAAGGCGTCGACGACGTGCGTGATGGAGGTCCGTGGCCGGATCATGTCATTTCCGCCGCCGTTGAAGGACAGGTGGGTCGGCCGCAGCGCGAGCGCCGGCTCGAGCTGCTCCTGGACGATCGGCCACGCCAGCTTGCCGCGGATCGCGAGGTTGGCGTACTCGATGGGGCGTGCTGTCGCGTCCGCCCAGCCCGCGGCGACCAGGTCCGCCCAGCCCCGTACGTGGCCGTCCGGGAGTTCGTCGCCGACTCCCTCGGTGAAGGAATCGCCAATGGCCACGTAGCGGACGGCTGTCACTCCCCCAGCCTATGCGCGGCATCCGCGCGCCGGGTGGGGAGCGGGGCCCACCGTGAACTCACCGATCGTCGAGTGCCAGCCCGCGTCGGTCGAGGAGCCCCCACGCGGCTCCTGCCGCGACCGCGAAGAACGCTGCGAAAACGACGAACAGAAGGGGTGCTCCGCCCGATGCAAGCAGAAGCGGCACGCTGAGCGGAGCGATGATGGACGCGATGCGGCCCACGCCGGCGGCCCACCCTGAACCCGTCGCGCGCAGCGACGTCGGGTACATCTCCGGGGTCACCGCATACAGGGCACCCCAGGCGCCGAGGTTGAAAAACGACAGCGCCATCCCCGTCGCGATGACCATGGTCTCCCCCGACGCCGTGCCGAACAGAACCGCCGACGCCGCCGATCCGAGCAGGAAGACGGACAGCGTCAGGCGCCGTCCCCACACTTCGATGAGCCACGCGGCCACCGCGTATCCGGGCAGCTGCGCCAGCGTGATGATCAGTGTGAACCCGAAGGATCGCACGAGGTCGTATCCCTGCGAGACGAGGATCGACGGAATCCAGATGAACGCCCCGTAGTACGAGAAGTTGACGCAGAACCACACGAGCCACAGACACGCCGTCCGTACCCGGAACTCACGCGACCACAGCGCGGACAGACGCTCTCGCGACGACAGCGCGGCGGGCGCCGGCTCGTCCGGCTGCACGTCACCGACGGCGGGCGACGGGGCCCCGGCGGCCTGCTCGAACGAACGGACGACGGCATCCGCCTCGGCGTGCCGGCCGCGGCGCGCAAGCCAACGCGCAGACTCGGGCAGACCCCATCGGACGATGAGCGCGTACGCAGCCGGGAGCGCGCCGAGCGCGAACGCCCAGCGCCAGCCGTCGTCCGAACCGGGGATCACGAGGAAGCCGATGAGTGCCGCTGCTGTCCAGCCGACTGCCCAGAATGCTTCGAGGATCACGATCAGCCGACCGCGGATCCGGGCGGGAGCGAACTCGCTGACGTAGGTGGAGGCGACCGGAAGCTCTGCCCCGAGCCCGAGGCCGACCAGGAATCGCAGGACGAGCAACGCCGCGAGCCCACTCACCAGTGCGCTCGCGCCGGTGGCGATCCCGTAGACGAGCAGCGTGACGGCGAACACCTGGCGGCGCCCGAAGCGATCCGCGAGCAGACCGCCGAGGCTGGCACCGATCGCCATGCCGACGAACCCGATGGAGGCGATCCACGCGGTCTCACTCGGCGCCAGATTCCACTGCACGGCCAGGGCCGCGATGACGAACGAGATGAGGCCGACATCCATCGCATCCAACGCCCAGCCGATTCCCGAACCGGTCAGGACGCGCAGGTGCCGCCGGGTGAAGGGCAGCCTGTCGAGGCGTTCCGAGAGCGGGAGGGGCCGGGCGGGAGCATCGGTCATGCTGTCATGCTATGGCTCGCGTCAGCAAGCCGGGGTGCGGGGCGGATGCTGCCGCCTTCCGGTCGCTCCTCAGGAGAGCAGATCGCGGACGAGCGGCTGAACGCGTGTGCCGAAGAGCTCGATCGAGCGCATCATGTTCTCGTGCGAGAGCGTCCCGGTGGAGAACTTCATGTCGAACCGCGTGCTCCCGAGGGCGCGCACCGTGTCGGCGATCTTCCGCGCCACGGTCTCTGGCGATCCCACGTACAGGGCCCCCTCCGGACCGACGTCGTGCTGGAAGCGCATGCGACTGTAGGGCGGCCAGCCGCGTTCCTTGCCGATGGTGTTGTTCATCGACTCGAACCCCTCGTAGGCCTCTTCCCACGCCTGCTGGTCGGTCTCGGCGATGTGGCCCGGTGAGTGCACGCCGATCGGCATCCGCTCGCGCCCGAACGAGTCCAGCGAGCGGTGGTACAAGTCCACGAACGGGCGGAACCGCGCTGCGGGACCCCCGATGATCGCCAGCATCAGGCCGTAGCCGTAGCGTGCGGCGCGGACGACGGACTCCGGTGTGCCACCCACACCCACCCACGCCTTGAGGCCGTTCTCGGTCTTCGGAAAGACGTCCGCGTCGGTGAGCGAGGCCCGGGTCGAACCCTGCCAGGTCACCGGCTTCTCGGTGAGAAGCTGCGAGAAGAGGTCGAGCTTCTCATCGAACAGCGCCTCGTAGTCACGCAGGTCGTACCCGAACAGCGGGAAGGACTCGATGAACGATCCGCGTCCCAGGATCACCTCGGCGCGGCCGCGCGAGACGGCGTCGAGGGTCGCGAAGCGCTCGTAGACCCGCACCGGATCGTCCGAGGACAGGACGGTCACCGCGGTGCCCAGGTGGATGTTCGTGGTGCGAGCGGCAGCAGCGGCGAGGACGATCTCGGGGCTCGAGATCGCGAACTCGGGTCGGTGGTGCTCCCCCACGCCGAAGAAGGCGAGACCGACCTCGTCGGCCAGTACCGCCTGATCCACGACATTGCGGATCGTCTCCGCGCCACTGAGGAACTCCCCGGACGCATCCCGCGTCACGTCCCCGAAGGTGTCCAGCCCCAAGTCGAGTTCGGTCGGTGCGACAGCAGCCATCCCAGCACTTCCTTTCTATGCGCATGCATATGAACCCGTTGCCGCTCTCGCGCATTCCCGTGCCACGCGGATGCCGGCAAGCGTAGGGTGTGCGCGTGAGCATCTTCGCGGATCGCGTGGATGCCGGACGGCAGCTCGCGGCGGCGCTCGAGACGGTGTCCGATCCGCGTGCGATCGTGTTCGGCATTCCGCGGGGCGGCGTCGTGGTGGCGGCCGAGGTGGCGCGTGCACGGGGCCTTCCGCTCGCCGCCGCGGTCGTCCGCAAGCTGGGTGCTCCTGCTCATGAGGAGTACGCCATGGGCGCGATTGCGGAGGGCGTGAAGATCGTCAATACCGACGCCGTGCGCCAGGGGGGTGTGACGCCGGAGCAGTTGGCCACGGTCGAAGAGTCAGAGCGCGTCGAGCTCGATCGCCGAACCCGATTGTTCGCGGCATCCACCCCCTCAGTGAGCGGGAGGACGGCGATCGTGGTGGATGACGGTGTCGCCACCGGGGCCACCGCGATGGCAGCGTGCACGGCGCTTCGCGCACACGGCGCCGCTCGGATCGTCTTGGCGGTGCCGGTCGCCCCCGCGAAATGGCTGCCCGACGCCGACGTGGTCGACGACTTCATCTGCCTGCGTCGAGTCCGGGACTTCTGGGCCGTGGGGCAGTTCTACGCCGACTTCACGCAGACCAGCGACGGGGAGGTCGCGCGACTTCTGTCGCGAGACCTCCCCGTCGGGGAATGATCGGTCAGCCGGCGAGAGCCGAGCGAAGGGTGTCCAACCCGACGCCTCCCAGGTCCAGAGCACGCTTGTGGAACGTCTTGATGTCGAAGGCGTCCCCTTCCGCCGCCTTCGCATCGTCGCGGATCTGCTCCCAGATGCGCTGGCCGACTTTGTAAGAGGGCGCCTGGCCGGGCCAGCCGAGATACCGGTTGACCTCGAACTGCACGAACTCGTCCGACATGTTGACGTTGCGGCGCATGAACGCCAGCGCGTAGTCCGCATCCCACGTGCCCTGGCCGTCCGGGCGGGGCTTTTCGAGGTGGACGCCGATGTCCAGAACCACTCGCGCCGCCCGCATACGCTGGCCGTCCAGCATCCCGAGTCGATCGGCGGGGTCCTCCAGGTAGCCGAGCTGTTCCATCAGTCGCTCGGCGTAGAGCGCCCACCCTTCAGCGTGGCCGGATGTGCCGGCCAGCAGGCGCCGCCACGAGTTCAGCTGCGAACGGTTGTACACCGCTTGCGCGATCTGCAGGTGGTGTCCGGGGACGCCCTCGTGGTACACGGTGGTCAGCTCACGCCAGGTGTCGAATTCCTCCACCCCTTCCGGCACGGACCACCACATGCGACCCGGACGCGAGAAGTCATCGGTCGGCCCGGTGTAGTAGATCCCACCCTCTTTCGTGGGCGCGATCATGCACTCCAGCCGGCGGATCGGCTCGGGGATGTCGAAGTGGGTCCTGCCCAGCTCGGCGATGGCCCGATCGCTGGTGGCCTGCATCCAGCGCTGGAGTTCCTCCGTGCCGTGCAGCTTGTGCGAGGGGTCCTTCTCGAGGAAGGCGACGGCCTCCTCGACGGAGGCGCCGGCCAGGATCTGGTCGGCGATCGACTCCTGCTCGGCGACCATCCTCGCGAGCTCCTCGACGCCCCAGTCGTAGGTCTCGTCGAGGTCG
Coding sequences within:
- a CDS encoding SGNH/GDSL hydrolase family protein; its protein translation is MTAVRYVAIGDSFTEGVGDELPDGHVRGWADLVAAGWADATARPIEYANLAIRGKLAWPIVQEQLEPALALRPTHLSFNGGGNDMIRPRTSITHVVDAFSRVIERCDEEGVRLILLSGANPSAQLPLSRLIQRRGDLLSHAVSARIADRADIVRAFNWPDRELSSPAYWSEDRLHMNSRGHHRVAARVLTALGMEPPAQWWSLPPLPAAARMRGSSYYREHLGPWVQRRLTGTSSGDGRVAKYPDFAAIEPSVR
- a CDS encoding phosphoribosyltransferase; protein product: MSIFADRVDAGRQLAAALETVSDPRAIVFGIPRGGVVVAAEVARARGLPLAAAVVRKLGAPAHEEYAMGAIAEGVKIVNTDAVRQGGVTPEQLATVEESERVELDRRTRLFAASTPSVSGRTAIVVDDGVATGATAMAACTALRAHGAARIVLAVPVAPAKWLPDADVVDDFICLRRVRDFWAVGQFYADFTQTSDGEVARLLSRDLPVGE
- a CDS encoding MFS transporter, with translation MTDAPARPLPLSERLDRLPFTRRHLRVLTGSGIGWALDAMDVGLISFVIAALAVQWNLAPSETAWIASIGFVGMAIGASLGGLLADRFGRRQVFAVTLLVYGIATGASALVSGLAALLVLRFLVGLGLGAELPVASTYVSEFAPARIRGRLIVILEAFWAVGWTAAALIGFLVIPGSDDGWRWAFALGALPAAYALIVRWGLPESARWLARRGRHAEADAVVRSFEQAAGAPSPAVGDVQPDEPAPAALSSRERLSALWSREFRVRTACLWLVWFCVNFSYYGAFIWIPSILVSQGYDLVRSFGFTLIITLAQLPGYAVAAWLIEVWGRRLTLSVFLLGSAASAVLFGTASGETMVIATGMALSFFNLGAWGALYAVTPEMYPTSLRATGSGWAAGVGRIASIIAPLSVPLLLASGGAPLLFVVFAAFFAVAAGAAWGLLDRRGLALDDR
- a CDS encoding DUF6458 family protein; the protein is MSIGAGVVLFVIGAILAFAVNIELEWINLDLIGYILMGAGVLVFLVGIILLMRKRSSETVTRTAVDPAANERVTRQSTSSTDDVI
- a CDS encoding HdeD family acid-resistance protein; its protein translation is MSTEYAAEKSAVNGIRTALGIGGVLSVIIGILILAWPDKTAMVVTAIIAIYAIAAGLVYAGLGIFSKTKGGWSRVGHIALGILFIIAGIVAFLNLGAATAWLALFLGFLVGILWIVEGVVALSTLNQAASKGWTVFFAIISIIAGIVLFFSPIWGALVLWWLLGISLIVLGIIQIIRAFTFSNKDI
- a CDS encoding DUF885 domain-containing protein — encoded protein: MTDAPRTPTQIDTIADAWVDTLAEQMPTLATYIGRSEYNDRYGDYTPEGTERLVAAGRQTISALEAATAVDAIDVVTKEDLSRELRLELDLHEAKWNLRDLNVIASPVQDIRAVFDLMPTDTADDWSVVSTRLKALPGAIEGYITTLREGIAQGVVPARRQVIEVVTQIARYTNDGGFFATFAGEAAPVEGQLPASLSRELSDNANAARVAYDALAQFLGSELAPVAEGKDAVGRDLYALQSRRFLGATIDLDETYDWGVEELARMVAEQESIADQILAGASVEEAVAFLEKDPSHKLHGTEELQRWMQATSDRAIAELGRTHFDIPEPIRRLECMIAPTKEGGIYYTGPTDDFSRPGRMWWSVPEGVEEFDTWRELTTVYHEGVPGHHLQIAQAVYNRSQLNSWRRLLAGTSGHAEGWALYAERLMEQLGYLEDPADRLGMLDGQRMRAARVVLDIGVHLEKPRPDGQGTWDADYALAFMRRNVNMSDEFVQFEVNRYLGWPGQAPSYKVGQRIWEQIRDDAKAAEGDAFDIKTFHKRALDLGGVGLDTLRSALAG
- a CDS encoding SRPBCC domain-containing protein is translated as MTDYFTVTRTLDAPRELVFDALTKPEHFAVWFGTAEVQVPQETLSMDVRPGGQFRAVMHLPDGNLIHWSGTYVEVDPPTHVAMTLTDQPDDDSGLPVIFDLESVAGGTLLTIRQDRSDFTDEQVAATIAGYNAFLDDMAKVIAGLRS
- a CDS encoding LLM class flavin-dependent oxidoreductase: MAAVAPTELDLGLDTFGDVTRDASGEFLSGAETIRNVVDQAVLADEVGLAFFGVGEHHRPEFAISSPEIVLAAAAARTTNIHLGTAVTVLSSDDPVRVYERFATLDAVSRGRAEVILGRGSFIESFPLFGYDLRDYEALFDEKLDLFSQLLTEKPVTWQGSTRASLTDADVFPKTENGLKAWVGVGGTPESVVRAARYGYGLMLAIIGGPAARFRPFVDLYHRSLDSFGRERMPIGVHSPGHIAETDQQAWEEAYEGFESMNNTIGKERGWPPYSRMRFQHDVGPEGALYVGSPETVARKIADTVRALGSTRFDMKFSTGTLSHENMMRSIELFGTRVQPLVRDLLS
- a CDS encoding dihydrofolate reductase family protein, with the translated sequence MPRVVYNTATTLNGFLADDENSLSWLFVVPGADEAESDFSGFLAGIGALVMGSTTYEWILDHENLLEHPEKWFYGDSVSFVLSSRALPEVDGADIRFRNGDVAALWNEVREAAKDRDIWLVGGGDLVGQFADSGHLDEIRVSVAPVTLMAGKPLLPRRIESDRLRLESVRQSGQFAELVYSVRSAD
- a CDS encoding alpha/beta hydrolase; the encoded protein is MTNALAEDQVESGEKRHRRRRRLWLVLGPIVGVLLVAGIVTSVTPWPSAMLIRSVFESGGTATAQEMAKYVPDAELNATLDVQYGDDGEATMLDVFTQADAGEVRPTVVWVHGGAWIAGSKENVDPYLRILATHGYTTIGVNYSLGPEATYPTAITQLNQALAYIRENADELNVDATQIVLAGDSAGAQLASQLATAITNPRYAALLDVEPALSSDQLVGIILNCGVYDLRAMAELQGLPAWGLKIALWAYTGSKDWSELSSGATMSTIEFVNADFPKTYISGGNGDGLTWLQSIPLAQRLDELGVPVTELFWPAPHEPQLAHEYQFHLDLPEAQEALTKTLDWLAETTTGQ
- a CDS encoding ArsR/SmtB family transcription factor, coding for MMTEDQLSRTFAALADPTRRAILSRLTTGAATVGELAAPFAMTFAAVSKHLRVLEHAGLVSRGRDAQYRPATLNARPLAAASRWIGDYARFWTDSVGALDDYLNALQQLGDQPPSDASGHESYEKETPHD